One window from the genome of Sphingomonas lacunae encodes:
- the infC gene encoding translation initiation factor IF-3, with product MRPRLAPPPPRSGPRFNHFITVPRVRVIDDEGENLGVMLTAEAIEAAAEVGLDLVEVSPNADPPVCKFLDVGKFKYEAQKKANIARKSQKTQEIKEIKMRPNIDDHDFDTKMKKVVDFLKEGDKVKLTMRFRGREMSHLELGLAVLKRVAEQTEEIAKIEAHPRTEGRQMLMVLAPK from the coding sequence ATGCGCCCCCGGCTGGCGCCTCCTCCGCCCCGCAGCGGACCTCGCTTCAACCATTTCATCACCGTCCCCCGGGTCCGCGTCATCGATGATGAAGGCGAAAACCTCGGTGTCATGCTGACGGCGGAAGCCATTGAAGCCGCAGCCGAAGTAGGTCTTGATCTGGTAGAGGTTTCACCCAACGCCGATCCGCCGGTGTGCAAATTCCTCGACGTGGGCAAGTTCAAGTACGAGGCGCAGAAAAAGGCGAATATCGCCCGCAAGTCGCAAAAGACGCAGGAGATCAAGGAGATCAAGATGCGTCCGAATATCGACGACCACGACTTTGATACCAAGATGAAGAAGGTCGTCGACTTCCTCAAGGAGGGCGACAAGGTCAAGCTCACCATGCGCTTCCGCGGTCGCGAAATGAGCCACCTCGAACTGGGCCTTGCCGTGCTCAAGCGCGTCGCCGAACAGACCGAGGAAATCGCCAAGATCGAGGCGCATCCCCGCACCGAGGGACGCCAGATGCTGATGGTGCTGGCTCCGAAATGA
- the msrA gene encoding peptide-methionine (S)-S-oxide reductase MsrA, translating to MSSRPVRWALPAFSAVVLMGTSACVPAVSSEKPVPVPAPTLDPPDNRVVATTILAGGCFWGVEGVFSHVRGVIRVDAGYHGGTAADGHYDAVTEGLTNHAEAVRITYDPRIVSYGTLLRIFFSVVTNPTQLNRQGPDAGRQYRNAIVPANDTQQRVAEAYLAQLRAGRFWEKPIVTRIETPRIFYRAEPEHLDFMELNPDDSYIRQWDAPKLANFRAMYPRLYQADWAD from the coding sequence ATGAGCTCTCGCCCGGTTCGCTGGGCACTCCCTGCTTTTTCTGCCGTTGTGCTGATGGGCACCAGCGCCTGTGTGCCTGCTGTTTCTTCAGAGAAGCCAGTTCCTGTCCCCGCCCCCACGCTTGATCCGCCTGACAATCGCGTCGTCGCGACGACCATCCTAGCCGGCGGCTGCTTCTGGGGCGTGGAGGGGGTGTTCAGCCATGTACGCGGCGTGATCCGCGTCGACGCCGGCTATCATGGCGGAACTGCGGCCGACGGCCATTATGACGCGGTGACGGAAGGTCTCACCAACCATGCGGAAGCGGTGCGCATCACCTATGATCCGCGCATAGTTAGCTATGGCACGTTACTGCGTATCTTTTTCTCGGTTGTGACCAACCCTACCCAGCTCAATCGTCAGGGACCGGATGCCGGCCGACAGTATCGCAATGCCATCGTCCCGGCCAATGACACCCAACAGCGAGTGGCTGAGGCCTATTTGGCGCAACTTCGCGCGGGGCGATTCTGGGAGAAGCCAATCGTCACACGGATCGAAACACCTCGCATTTTCTATCGGGCTGAGCCTGAGCATCTCGACTTCATGGAGCTCAACCCAGACGACAGCTATATTCGCCAGTGGGACGCACCCAAGCTGGCCAATTTCCGGGCGATGTATCCGAGGTTGTATCAGGCCGACTGGGCCGATTGA
- a CDS encoding pyridoxal phosphate-dependent aminotransferase: MTRIATAVNRIQPSATLAMTQRVGELKRAGVDIIGLSAGEPDFDTPDFVKEAAIAAIRNGQTKYTDVGGTPELKAAIAGKFLRDNKLTYATDQIIVGVGGKHVLFNALCATVDAGDEVIIPAPYWVSYPDIVAYAGGTSVFVPAGAAQNYKITPEQLEAAITPKTRWVILNSPSNPTGAAYSATELGALGEVLRRHPHVLILTDDMYEHVWYADTPFATIAEVCPGLYDRTLTVNGCSKSYAMTGWRIGYAGGPAWIIKAMAKLQSQSTSNPCSIAQAAATAALNGPQGFLEERNEAFKGRRDVVVAMLNDAPGLSCPTPEGAFYVYPDASGCIGKTAPDGTVIDSDSALIDYFVSAARVAAVPGSAFGLSPAFRISYATSIDLLKEACRRIQVACADLK; encoded by the coding sequence ATGACACGCATTGCCACAGCCGTGAACCGCATCCAGCCTTCTGCCACGTTGGCGATGACCCAGCGCGTCGGCGAGCTGAAGCGTGCCGGAGTTGACATCATCGGACTGTCGGCGGGCGAGCCCGATTTCGACACGCCCGATTTCGTCAAGGAAGCGGCGATTGCGGCTATCCGCAACGGCCAGACCAAATATACCGATGTCGGTGGCACGCCCGAGCTGAAGGCGGCGATCGCCGGCAAGTTCCTGCGCGACAACAAGCTGACCTATGCGACCGACCAGATCATCGTCGGCGTCGGCGGCAAGCATGTGCTGTTCAACGCGCTGTGCGCGACGGTCGATGCCGGTGACGAGGTGATCATCCCGGCGCCCTATTGGGTGAGCTACCCCGACATTGTCGCCTATGCCGGGGGCACGTCGGTGTTCGTCCCCGCCGGTGCCGCGCAAAATTACAAGATCACCCCCGAGCAGCTCGAAGCGGCCATCACGCCCAAGACGCGCTGGGTGATCCTCAACAGTCCGTCGAACCCGACCGGCGCGGCCTATAGCGCGACGGAACTGGGAGCATTGGGCGAGGTGCTGCGCCGTCACCCGCATGTGCTGATCCTGACCGACGACATGTATGAGCATGTCTGGTACGCCGACACGCCGTTCGCGACGATCGCCGAAGTGTGTCCGGGCCTGTATGACCGCACGTTGACGGTCAACGGCTGTTCCAAATCCTATGCGATGACCGGCTGGCGTATCGGCTATGCCGGCGGCCCGGCCTGGATCATCAAGGCGATGGCCAAGCTGCAATCGCAGTCGACGTCGAACCCCTGTTCGATCGCGCAGGCAGCTGCGACAGCGGCGCTCAACGGCCCACAGGGTTTCCTTGAGGAACGCAACGAAGCCTTCAAGGGCCGCCGTGACGTGGTCGTTGCCATGCTCAACGACGCACCGGGCCTGTCTTGTCCAACCCCTGAAGGCGCATTCTACGTCTATCCCGACGCCAGCGGCTGCATCGGCAAGACCGCGCCGGACGGCACGGTGATCGACAGTGATTCGGCGTTGATCGATTATTTTGTGTCGGCAGCGCGGGTTGCGGCGGTTCCCGGCAGTGCCTTTGGCCTCTCTCCGGCGTTTCGCATCAGCTATGCGACTTCGATTGATCTCTTGAAAGAGGCATGTCGTCGCATTCAGGTGGCTTGCGCCGACCTGAAGTAG
- the pabB gene encoding aminodeoxychorismate synthase component I → MTRLTDGKAPFVLLDDARTHGAAPARLLTRPAEITVARRPDEVPALLERIGAWHESGAHAAGYIAYEAGHAIEPRLADRAAPLPDGWPLGWFARFDRCERIAAEHVPALLPDPAGAALSAPNPRMDWAAYRKALEQVLDHIRAGDIYQANLTFAASVAVHGAPLAAYARLRSKARAGYGGVVFTGSHWLLSQSPELFLSIKGRMVMARPMKGTAARQNDPAADKAAVAELAADPKQRAENLMIVDLLRNDLSRVALPGSVTVPSLFRIESYPTIHQMVSDIAAELAPETGLADVLARTFPCGSITGAPKISAMEVIDRLESEPRGAYTGSIGFVGPGDSGEGEAAFNVAIRTLALRDGAGCATVGLGSGVVADSKADAEWQECLAKGEYIRVASATFDLIETMAFDPLDGVLRIDGHMERLGNSARTFGFAFDRHGIRNMLQHATFRQREAARIRLRLSRDGHVAVLVEPMPETPQGPVAVAVSPLPVDAADIRLRHKTSDRAFYDEPRKASGTFEVLFTDDKGRLTEGSFTNIFVERDGVLLTPPLTLGLLPGVLRTELIAGKKARESELTIDDLADGFLIGNALRGLMAARLA, encoded by the coding sequence GTGACCAGATTGACCGATGGCAAGGCACCCTTTGTGCTGTTGGATGACGCGCGGACCCATGGCGCAGCACCGGCACGCCTGTTGACCAGGCCGGCTGAGATCACCGTTGCCAGACGCCCGGACGAGGTGCCTGCACTGCTGGAACGGATTGGCGCCTGGCACGAGAGCGGTGCCCATGCCGCAGGCTACATTGCCTATGAGGCGGGCCATGCCATTGAACCGCGACTCGCAGACAGGGCTGCGCCTCTGCCCGATGGCTGGCCGCTGGGCTGGTTCGCACGCTTTGACCGGTGTGAACGCATCGCTGCCGAGCATGTCCCCGCACTGTTGCCCGACCCGGCGGGCGCAGCATTGAGCGCACCGAACCCGCGGATGGATTGGGCGGCCTATCGCAAGGCATTGGAGCAGGTGCTGGACCATATCCGCGCCGGCGACATTTATCAGGCCAATCTGACCTTTGCCGCGAGCGTGGCTGTGCATGGCGCACCGCTGGCCGCCTATGCCCGGCTGCGATCCAAGGCACGCGCCGGCTATGGCGGCGTGGTCTTTACCGGCAGCCATTGGTTGCTGTCGCAATCCCCCGAACTGTTCCTGTCGATCAAGGGCCGCATGGTAATGGCCCGGCCAATGAAGGGCACGGCCGCGCGGCAAAATGACCCGGCCGCCGACAAGGCCGCAGTGGCCGAACTGGCCGCCGATCCCAAACAGCGCGCCGAAAATCTGATGATCGTCGACCTGTTGCGCAACGATCTGTCGCGCGTTGCCTTGCCGGGCAGCGTGACGGTCCCGTCACTGTTCCGCATCGAGAGCTATCCGACGATCCACCAAATGGTTTCGGACATTGCCGCCGAACTGGCCCCGGAGACCGGGCTGGCTGACGTGCTGGCGCGAACATTCCCGTGCGGATCAATCACCGGGGCGCCGAAAATCAGCGCGATGGAAGTGATCGACCGGCTGGAGAGCGAACCGCGCGGCGCCTATACCGGTTCGATCGGCTTTGTCGGTCCGGGCGATTCCGGTGAAGGCGAGGCGGCTTTCAATGTCGCGATCCGCACCCTTGCCTTGCGCGATGGCGCGGGCTGCGCCACAGTCGGGCTCGGCTCAGGCGTGGTGGCGGACAGCAAGGCAGACGCCGAGTGGCAGGAATGCCTGGCCAAGGGGGAATATATTCGCGTGGCGTCAGCGACGTTTGACCTGATCGAGACGATGGCGTTCGACCCGCTTGACGGAGTCTTGCGGATCGATGGTCATATGGAAAGGCTGGGCAACAGTGCCCGAACATTCGGCTTTGCCTTTGACCGTCATGGCATCCGCAACATGCTGCAGCATGCTACATTTCGCCAGCGCGAAGCGGCGCGCATCCGGTTGCGACTGAGCCGGGATGGCCATGTCGCGGTGCTGGTCGAACCGATGCCCGAGACACCGCAGGGTCCAGTAGCGGTCGCGGTGAGCCCCCTGCCGGTCGATGCGGCGGACATTCGCCTGCGCCACAAGACGAGCGACCGCGCTTTTTACGACGAACCGCGCAAGGCAAGCGGTACGTTTGAGGTGCTGTTCACCGATGACAAGGGCCGGCTGACAGAAGGCAGTTTCACCAACATCTTTGTGGAACGCGACGGAGTTCTGTTGACCCCGCCGCTGACACTGGGGTTGTTGCCTGGAGTGCTGCGAACTGAGCTGATCGCCGGGAAAAAGGCCCGCGAATCGGAGCTGACCATTGATGATCTGGCCGACGGATTTCTCATCGGCAATGCGCTTCGCGGGTTGATGGCGGCGCGGCTGGCCTGA
- a CDS encoding acyl-CoA dehydrogenase, with amino-acid sequence MAEMARFDWADPFFLDDQLTDDERMIRDAAHAFAQDVLQPRVTKSFADEVDDPALFPLMGEQGLLGATVPVEYGGAGASYVAYGLIAREIERVDSGYRSMASVQSSLVMYPIHAYGSEEQRRKYLPGLAAGTLIGCFGLTEPDAGSDPGGMTTRARKVDGGYILSGAKTWISNAPFADVFVVWAKSDAHGGAIRGFVLEKGMKGLSAPKIEGKLSLRASTTGMILMDDVEVGEDALLPNVEGLKGPFGCLNRARYGISWGAMGAAEFCLHAARQYGLDRKQFGRPLAATQLWQKKLADMMSDIALGLQASLRVGRLMDEGKFAPEMISIVKRNNVGKALDIARAARDMHGGNGISLEYQVIRHMVNLETVNTYEGAHDVHALILGRAITGIAAF; translated from the coding sequence ATGGCCGAGATGGCACGCTTTGATTGGGCAGACCCTTTCTTCCTCGATGATCAGCTGACCGACGATGAAAGGATGATCCGCGACGCCGCCCACGCCTTTGCGCAGGATGTGCTGCAACCGCGCGTCACCAAATCCTTCGCGGATGAAGTTGATGATCCCGCCCTCTTCCCGCTGATGGGCGAACAGGGCCTGCTCGGCGCAACCGTCCCGGTCGAATATGGCGGCGCCGGAGCCTCCTATGTCGCCTATGGCCTGATCGCGCGGGAGATTGAGCGCGTCGACTCGGGCTATCGCTCGATGGCCTCTGTCCAGTCGTCGCTCGTCATGTATCCGATCCACGCCTATGGCTCGGAGGAACAGCGGCGCAAATATCTCCCCGGCCTTGCTGCCGGTACGCTGATCGGCTGCTTTGGCCTGACCGAACCCGATGCCGGTTCAGACCCCGGCGGCATGACCACCCGCGCCCGCAAGGTCGACGGCGGCTATATCCTCTCCGGCGCCAAGACGTGGATCTCCAATGCGCCCTTCGCTGATGTCTTCGTCGTCTGGGCCAAGTCCGACGCGCATGGCGGCGCGATCCGTGGCTTTGTCCTCGAAAAGGGCATGAAGGGCCTTTCCGCACCCAAGATCGAGGGCAAGCTCTCCCTGCGCGCCTCGACCACCGGCATGATCCTGATGGATGATGTCGAAGTCGGCGAAGATGCGCTCCTCCCCAACGTGGAGGGATTGAAGGGTCCGTTCGGTTGCCTCAACCGCGCCCGCTACGGCATCAGCTGGGGCGCGATGGGTGCCGCCGAATTCTGCCTCCACGCCGCCCGCCAATATGGCCTTGACCGCAAGCAGTTCGGCCGCCCGCTCGCCGCCACCCAGCTATGGCAGAAAAAGCTCGCCGACATGATGAGCGACATCGCGCTGGGGCTTCAGGCCAGCTTGCGCGTCGGCCGGTTGATGGACGAGGGCAAATTCGCGCCAGAGATGATCAGCATCGTCAAGCGCAACAATGTCGGCAAGGCGCTCGACATCGCCCGCGCCGCGCGCGACATGCACGGCGGCAACGGCATCTCCCTCGAATATCAGGTGATCCGCCACATGGTGAACCTCGAAACGGTCAACACCTATGAAGGCGCGCATGACGTCCACGCCCTCATCCTCGGACGCGCCATAACCGGCATCGCCGCCTTCTGA
- a CDS encoding CaiB/BaiF CoA transferase family protein: MSDAAPPKAVREAPLKGVRVLELARILAGPWAGQLLADLGAEVIKVESPAGDDTRTWGPPFDADGTAAYYHATNRGKASIIADFTKPEDIARVRALAAEADVLIENFKLGGLAKYGLDYASLSALNPGLVYCSITGFGQDGPYAPRPGYDFVVQGMGGIMDLTGDPAGEPQKIGVAFADVFTGLYATVAIQSALLMRARTGTGQHIDMALLDVMTGVLANQAMNALFGAHPTRMGNAHPNVAPYAAFPVSDGWFILAVGNDSQFKSCCDVLAIPQVRDDPRFASNSGRITHREALTPLIAAATSRWKREDLLAAFEGANVPAGPINSVNQALADPQVTHRGMVIDVTRPDGTSFPGVRAPIRFSDASLALGRAAPALGGDNATVTGFRPRDPVR; the protein is encoded by the coding sequence ATGAGCGACGCAGCCCCGCCCAAAGCCGTCCGGGAAGCACCACTCAAGGGCGTGCGCGTCCTTGAACTGGCGCGCATCCTCGCCGGGCCCTGGGCGGGGCAGTTGCTCGCCGATCTCGGCGCCGAAGTCATCAAGGTCGAAAGCCCGGCGGGCGATGATACCCGCACCTGGGGCCCACCCTTTGATGCCGACGGCACGGCGGCCTATTATCACGCGACCAATCGCGGCAAGGCGTCGATCATCGCCGATTTCACCAAGCCCGAGGATATAGCCCGCGTCCGCGCCCTGGCGGCCGAGGCCGATGTCCTCATCGAAAATTTCAAGCTCGGCGGCCTCGCCAAATATGGGCTTGATTACGCCAGCCTTTCGGCGCTCAATCCCGGCCTCGTCTATTGCTCGATCACCGGTTTCGGGCAGGACGGCCCCTATGCCCCGCGCCCCGGCTATGACTTTGTCGTGCAGGGGATGGGCGGCATCATGGACCTCACCGGGGATCCGGCGGGGGAGCCGCAGAAAATCGGCGTCGCCTTCGCTGATGTCTTCACCGGCCTCTATGCCACCGTCGCCATCCAGTCGGCGCTGCTGATGCGGGCACGGACCGGCACCGGCCAGCATATCGACATGGCGTTGCTAGATGTGATGACCGGCGTCCTCGCCAATCAGGCGATGAACGCGCTGTTCGGCGCCCATCCCACCCGCATGGGCAATGCCCACCCCAATGTCGCGCCCTATGCCGCCTTCCCGGTCAGTGATGGCTGGTTCATCCTCGCCGTCGGCAATGACAGCCAGTTCAAAAGCTGCTGCGACGTGCTCGCCATTCCGCAAGTGCGCGACGATCCGCGCTTTGCCAGCAACAGCGGTCGCATCACCCATCGTGAGGCGCTGACCCCGCTGATCGCCGCCGCGACCAGCCGGTGGAAACGGGAGGATCTGCTTGCCGCGTTCGAGGGTGCCAATGTCCCCGCAGGGCCGATCAACAGCGTCAATCAGGCGCTCGCCGACCCGCAGGTCACCCATCGCGGCATGGTCATCGACGTGACCCGGCCTGATGGCACCAGCTTCCCCGGCGTTCGCGCCCCGATACGCTTTTCCGATGCCAGCCTCGCCCTTGGGCGTGCCGCCCCGGCGCTTGGCGGCGATAATGCCACAGTGACAGGATTTCGTCCGCGCGACCCTGTCAGATGA
- a CDS encoding RrF2 family transcriptional regulator, with amino-acid sequence MLSQKTRYTIRALQHLADHYGEGPVPLASIVAAQNIPAKFLTVILSEMARAGIVATQRGRDGGYWLGVPPVDVRYGDIVRLTRGSLALVPCASRFASETCKNCLPEADCRLRKLMLIVRDETAAVLDRLTLADKIEVDEL; translated from the coding sequence ATGCTGTCGCAAAAGACCCGCTATACCATTCGTGCGCTTCAGCATCTCGCCGATCATTATGGTGAGGGGCCGGTTCCGCTTGCCTCGATTGTCGCGGCCCAGAATATCCCCGCCAAATTCCTCACCGTTATCCTTTCGGAAATGGCCCGCGCCGGTATTGTCGCGACCCAGCGTGGCCGCGACGGCGGCTATTGGCTTGGTGTGCCTCCGGTCGATGTGCGCTATGGCGACATCGTCCGCTTGACCCGCGGCAGCCTCGCCCTCGTGCCCTGCGCCAGCCGCTTTGCGTCGGAAACCTGCAAGAATTGCCTGCCCGAAGCCGATTGCCGCTTGCGCAAACTCATGCTCATCGTGCGCGATGAAACCGCCGCCGTGCTCGACAGGTTGACGCTGGCTGACAAGATCGAGGTCGACGAGCTGTGA
- a CDS encoding DUF2891 domain-containing protein, producing the protein MTHTLDASMAARFMTLTGGHLTRQYPYKMDLVLTGPEDARPPVEHNPIFHGSFDWHSCVHGWWQVMRCARLFPDLPEAAVARARADAMLVPEKVAGEIAWFERPFGAGASRPYGWAWLLTLHGELARHDAPWGKALEPLARLLARRLGEYLTKMTYPIRVGTHFNSSFACALALDWARTHDVALAALIGRRALEWFGEDRGCQAWEPGGDEFLSSALTEAMLMGRAMERGGFSAWFDAFLPDAAAGRPETLFTPAFVSDRSDGKIAHLDGLNLSRAWCWREIARALGDGASPLFGAAAERHLDAAMPHIAGDYMGEHWLASFALLALEA; encoded by the coding sequence ATGACCCACACACTCGATGCCAGCATGGCGGCGCGGTTCATGACGCTGACGGGCGGGCATTTGACCCGGCAGTACCCCTACAAGATGGATCTGGTGCTGACCGGACCAGAGGATGCGCGACCGCCGGTTGAGCATAACCCGATTTTCCACGGCAGTTTCGATTGGCACAGCTGTGTGCATGGCTGGTGGCAGGTGATGCGCTGTGCGCGACTGTTCCCCGACCTGCCGGAAGCGGCAGTGGCACGGGCACGGGCCGATGCAATGCTGGTGCCGGAGAAGGTGGCGGGGGAGATTGCCTGGTTTGAGCGGCCATTCGGCGCGGGGGCATCGCGGCCCTATGGCTGGGCATGGCTGTTGACGCTGCATGGCGAGCTGGCGCGTCACGACGCGCCATGGGGTAAGGCGCTGGAGCCGCTGGCGCGATTGCTGGCGCGGCGGCTGGGCGAGTATCTGACCAAGATGACCTATCCGATCCGGGTGGGGACGCATTTCAATTCAAGCTTTGCCTGTGCGCTGGCGCTCGACTGGGCGCGGACCCATGATGTAGCGCTGGCAGCCCTGATCGGGCGGCGCGCGCTGGAGTGGTTTGGAGAGGATCGCGGCTGTCAGGCGTGGGAGCCGGGGGGCGATGAATTCCTCTCCTCCGCGCTGACCGAGGCGATGCTGATGGGCCGGGCGATGGAGCGCGGCGGCTTTTCCGCGTGGTTCGACGCATTTTTGCCTGATGCGGCGGCGGGGCGACCCGAAACGCTGTTCACCCCTGCCTTTGTTTCTGATCGGAGCGACGGCAAGATCGCCCATCTCGACGGGCTCAACCTCTCCCGCGCCTGGTGCTGGCGGGAGATTGCGCGGGCGCTGGGAGACGGGGCTTCACCCTTGTTCGGCGCGGCGGCGGAGCGGCATCTCGACGCGGCTATGCCACACATTGCAGGCGATTATATGGGCGAGCATTGGCTGGCGAGTTTTGCCCTGCTGGCGCTGGAGGCGTGA
- a CDS encoding DUF979 domain-containing protein, translating into MIGLPFIYTAAGLVFTLFAALGIRDASNPKRFGNAAFWGLLAVSMFAGDQLGDLGNGLLVLALVAIAGTGQMGRGPASDDVAERAAGAARHGNRLFLLALVIPLTALIGTFAFKEMPVLFDAKQVTLVALTLGVVLALLIGIVWLKPSPLQPFERGRGLADSVGWAAILPQMLASLGAVFALAGVGDVVGELVGGMIPEGSLFGAVLAFGLGMALFTMVMGNAFAAFPVMFAGVALPLLIREHGGDPAIICAIGMLAGFCGTLMTPMAANFNIVPAALLELKDRNGVIKAQIGTALPLLVVNIGLIWWLAF; encoded by the coding sequence ATGATCGGCCTGCCGTTCATCTACACCGCCGCCGGGCTGGTCTTCACCCTGTTCGCCGCGCTCGGCATCCGCGATGCGAGCAACCCCAAGCGGTTTGGCAACGCCGCATTCTGGGGCCTGCTGGCCGTGTCGATGTTTGCGGGCGACCAGCTGGGTGATCTGGGCAATGGCCTGTTGGTGTTGGCACTGGTGGCGATTGCCGGGACCGGCCAGATGGGCCGGGGTCCGGCAAGCGACGATGTGGCGGAGCGGGCGGCAGGCGCGGCACGCCATGGCAACCGCCTGTTCCTCCTGGCGCTTGTCATCCCCTTGACGGCACTGATCGGCACCTTTGCCTTCAAGGAAATGCCGGTCCTGTTCGATGCCAAGCAGGTGACGCTGGTTGCGCTGACGCTGGGGGTGGTGCTGGCCCTGCTGATCGGCATTGTTTGGTTGAAGCCTTCCCCGCTGCAGCCGTTCGAGCGGGGGCGTGGCCTTGCCGACAGCGTCGGTTGGGCGGCGATTTTGCCGCAGATGCTGGCCAGTCTGGGCGCAGTATTCGCGCTGGCCGGCGTCGGGGATGTGGTAGGCGAGCTGGTTGGCGGGATGATCCCCGAAGGCAGCCTGTTCGGCGCGGTTCTGGCCTTTGGCTTGGGCATGGCGTTGTTCACGATGGTGATGGGCAATGCCTTTGCCGCATTCCCGGTGATGTTCGCTGGCGTCGCCCTGCCCCTGTTGATCCGCGAGCATGGCGGTGACCCGGCGATCATCTGTGCCATCGGCATGCTCGCCGGTTTCTGCGGCACGCTGATGACGCCGATGGCGGCCAATTTCAACATCGTACCCGCAGCGCTGCTGGAGCTGAAGGACCGCAACGGGGTAATCAAGGCGCAGATTGGCACGGCCTTGCCGCTGTTGGTGGTGAATATCGGGCTGATCTGGTGGCTCGCTTTTTGA
- a CDS encoding DUF969 domain-containing protein yields the protein MWVLAGIGVIVLGFVLRFNPLLVVVAAALVTGVAAGLDPLAIIAAFGKAFNDTRYISVIWIVLPVVGLLEAHGLQERAKGLIGAMKGATVGRLLTGYLLIRQVTSAMGLTSIAGHAQTVRPLVAPMAEAAAEMAEPDVSEAEREKVKAMSAGTDNIGLFFGEDIFIAIGSILLMKGILESAGIIVDPFDLSVWAIPTAIAAFAIHGARLWWHDRRVRARTAGSIEP from the coding sequence ATGTGGGTTTTGGCCGGGATTGGCGTGATTGTGCTGGGCTTTGTCCTGCGCTTCAATCCGTTGTTGGTTGTGGTGGCGGCGGCGCTGGTGACGGGGGTGGCGGCGGGGCTTGATCCGCTGGCAATCATCGCGGCCTTTGGCAAGGCGTTCAATGACACGCGCTACATCAGCGTTATCTGGATCGTCCTGCCGGTGGTCGGTCTGTTGGAGGCGCATGGTCTGCAAGAACGGGCCAAGGGCCTGATCGGGGCGATGAAGGGGGCTACGGTCGGGCGGTTGCTGACCGGCTATCTGCTGATCCGGCAGGTCACCTCTGCCATGGGGCTGACCTCCATTGCCGGTCATGCCCAGACAGTGCGTCCGCTGGTCGCACCAATGGCCGAAGCGGCAGCAGAGATGGCGGAGCCCGATGTCAGCGAGGCCGAACGCGAAAAGGTCAAAGCCATGTCCGCCGGGACCGACAATATCGGCCTGTTCTTTGGCGAGGATATCTTCATCGCCATCGGCTCCATCCTGCTGATGAAAGGAATTTTGGAAAGCGCTGGCATCATCGTCGATCCGTTCGACCTGTCGGTATGGGCAATTCCGACGGCAATTGCCGCCTTTGCCATTCATGGGGCAAGATTGTGGTGGCATGACCGCCGTGTCCGGGCGCGGACGGCAGGGAGCATCGAGCCATGA